The Actinoplanes sp. N902-109 genomic interval GGCCCCGGAGTAGGTGATGTAGCCGCCGACCGTACCGCCGATGATCGTGGTGATGGCGGCGAAGTCGATGTGGTCCGGCGCGACCGTCTGGGTGAGCGCGTCTCCGACCGGTGGGCCCGACACGATCGCGACGTACAGGGTGAGCGCGATCATCACCAGGCCCAGCACGATGAGCAGCCGGTCCATCGCCATGCCGGCCCGCTTGACGAGGAAGATGGAGATCGCGACCACCGCGCTGAGCAGGCCGCCGATCTTGGGGTCGAGACCGAGGGCGGCGTCGAGGCCGAGCCCGGACCCGGCCACGTTGCCGATGTTGAAGACCAGGCCACCGAGGATGACCAGGGCCGCCAGCAGGTAACCGGCGCCCGGCACGACCGCGTTGGCGATCTCGTGGGCGCGCTTGCCGCTGACCGAGATGATCCGCCAGATGTTCATCTGGACGACGAAGTCGACGACGATCGACATCAGGATGCCGAACGCGAACGCGGCGCCCAGCTTGGCGGTGAACGTGGTGGTCTGGGTGATGAAACCGGGACCGATGGCGCTGGTGGCCATCAGGAAGATCGCCCCGATCAGGGCGGTACGGCGGGTGCGTCGGGTGGTGTCAGGGGCTGAGGTCTCCGTCGCCATGGGGCTCTCCTGGATGGCCGGGGTGATGGGGAGGAGCCTCTGTGACGCTAGGGGATTGTTCAACGATCCCACAAGAGTTGTTCAACAATCTGCGATTACCGGGACGTCAAAACTTGCCACACGCTTGTTACGCGCATCGGCACGCTCTCCAGCGCCTCGATAACGGGTACCTCGTATGTCCGGCGCAAAACCATGCTGTCGGCCGGCAGGTATGCCCGGCCCGGATCACCGACCAGCACCAGCGCGCCCCGGGCGGCGGCCCGCCGCAGGAACGGCAGCACCCGCCCGGCCATCTCCCGGCTGTAGAAGACGTCACCGGCCAGGATGACGCCGGCTTCGTCGTACCCCTGCTCCAGCAGATCGCCCTCGACCAACCGCAGCCGGACCCCGTTGGCCACGGCGTTCGCCTCGGCCGCGGCCAGCGAGAACGGATCGATGTCGTTCGCGGTCACCGACCGCGCCCCGGCCCGGGCCGCCGCCACCGCGACCAGCCCGGAGCCGGTCGCCAGATCCAGCACGTCCCGGCCGGCCACCAGCTCCGGGTCGTCCAGCACGTGCCGGGCCAGCGCCTGCCCACCGGCCCAGGCGAACGCCCAGAACGGCGGCGGCTGCTCGGGCCCGCCCGCCTCGGTGCGCTCCCACAGCTCGATCGGCTCGTCGGCCTGGTGCAGCACCAGCTCGGGCAGGAACGGGACGGGGGCGATCCGGGTGTTGGCCCGGACGAACTGGGTTGCGGCGCTCGACACCCCCCGATTCTGCTCAGTTGCCCCGGCCCGGGACCGATCAGGGGGTCACCGAGAACGAGCGCTGGAGAGGGGGCACCATGCCGTCGCGGCTGGTTGCTGCCCTTTTCGGGGGCTGGATGGTGCTGCTCGGCGTGCTGTTCATGGCCATGCCCGGCCGGCAGACCCCGGTGCAGGTGCTCGCCGCCGGTGCCACCCTCGCCGTGCTCGCCCTCGGCCTGCGCGAACACCGTCCGGAGCGGCGCGGTCCGTGGCAGCTGCTCGCGGCGACCGTCGGCGGGTCGGCGCTCGGTTCCATCGCCGCCACCACCGGATCGGTGCCCGCGGCGGTGCATCTGCTCGGTGCGGTGCTGCTGATCCTGATGTATCCGTTGCTGGCATTCGCGCTGCTGCTGTTCGTCCGGCAGCGCACCGGTGGCCGGCGGGACCGGGGCGCGACGCTTGACGCGCTCACCCTGACCTCCGGCGTGGCGCTGCTCGCCTGGACTGTGCTGATCGGCCCGCACGTGCGCGGCCCCGCGCTGGCGACCGGCGATGTCACGCTGGCCATCGCCACCCCCGTCGGCGGCCTGCTCTGCCTCGCGGTGCTGGCCCGGCTGCTGCTCGTCCCCGGACGCCGGCCCGCGGCCCTGCTCTGGCTCACCGCCGGCATCCTGGCCATGCTCGGCTCCGACATCGGGCCGCAGCTGAGCCACCCCAACCACCTGGCCGCGTTCGGGCGCATCCCGTTCTTCGCCGCGCTGGCCCTGGCCGCCCTCGACCCGACGATGACCGGTCTGGGCCGGCCCACCCTGGCCCGGCCCAGCGAACTCGGCCGGGTGCGGCTGGCCCTGCTCGCGCTGGCCGCGCTGAGTGCCCCGGCCGTGCTGGTGTTCCAGGTCAGCGTCAACGGCAAGGTGCCCGACCTGGAGATCATCGCTGCCCTCAGCGCGCTGACGTTCCTGCTGGTGCTGGCCCGGATGGCCGGGGTGATGGCGAGCCACCGCTCGGCCGTCGCCCGCGAGCGCGGCCTGCGGGAGGCCTCCGCGGCGCTGGTGTCGGCGTCCGACTCCGACGAAGTCGCCGACGCCGTGCGCCGGACCGTGGCACAGCTGCTGCCGGCCGACACCCCGCACCGGGTCGTGCTGGCAATGGCCCGCACCGGCCTCGACGAGCAGGTCTCCGAGGAAGCCGCGCTGCAGAACGCGCTGGACCGCTCCACCGGCACGACCGCCCGGCTGGTCGCCGTGCGCGCGGTCGACTGGGCGGTGGCCGTGCGGCTCAACCAGTTCACCATGGTGCTGCGCTGCCCGCTGGTGCTGGCCGACCGCCCGGCCGGCGACCCGCTCGTCGGCGTGCTGCACGTCGGCGCGCCCACCTGGGCCCTGCTCGACCTCCAGCAGACCCTGGAGGTGCTGGCCACCCAGGTCGCCCTGGCGCTGGAACGCATCGCGCTGAGCCAGGAAGTGATCCGGCGCAACAGCGAGGCCTACTTCCGCACGCTCGTACTGAACACCTCCGACGTCATCCTCATCGTCGACGACGAGAACCGGGTCGCGTACGCCAGCCCGTCCGCGGTGCAGGTGCTGGGCACCGACCCGGCCGGCGTGCTGCTGCCCGAGCTGATCCACCCGGGCGACCGGCAGCGGCTGGCCGACGTGCTCGGCGCGGTCCGCAGCGGCGGGTCCACCGCCGAGGGGCTCGACTTCCGCGCCCTCGGCCGCCGCCGCAGCGAGGTCATGCTCGAGATGCACTGCCGCGACCTGCGCACCGACCCGACCGTGGCCGGCATGGTGGTGACCCTGCGCGACGTCACCGAGCGCCGCCGGCTCGAACGCGAACTGATCCACCAGGCCTTCCACGACTCGCTCACCGGCCTGGCCAACCGGGTGCTGTTCACCGACCGGCTGCAGCACGCCCTGGCCCGCGGCGCCCGGGACGGCTCGGTGGTCGGCGTGCTCTTCATCGACCTCGACGACTTCAAGATCGTCAACGACACCCTCGGCCACGCCGTCGGCGACCAGCTGCTCGTCGCGGTCGCCGAACGCATCGCCGGGGCCCTGCGCGCCGACGACACCGCGGCCCGCATCGGCGGCGACGAGTTCGCCGCGCTGGTCGAGAACGTGCAGGACCCCGGCGCGGTCGAGGAGACCGCCGGGCGCATCCTGGCCGCGCTGGCCCCGCCGATCGTCATCGACGGCGAGGCGCTGCAGGCCAACGCCAGCATCGGCATCACCACCACCCCCGAGGCGGACAGCGCCGACGAGCTGCTGCGCCAGGCCGACCTCGCGCTCTACGTGGCCAAGGGCGCCGGCAAGAACCGCTGGCGCCGCTACCAGAACCACCTGCACAGCGCGATGGTGGAACGGCTCGAACTGCGCTCGGCCCTGGACCACGCGGTCAACGAGGGCCACTTCCTGCTGCAGTACCAGCCCATCGTCAAGCTCGCCGGCGACGAGGTGGTCGGCTTCGAGGCCCTGGTCCGCTGGCACCACCCGATCCGCGGCGTCATCGCACCGGACCAGTTCATCGAGGTGGCCGAGGAGAGCGGGCTGATCGTCCCGATGGGCCGCTGGGTGCTCGACCAGGCTCTGCACACCGTCGCCCAGTGGTGGCGCGTCCTGCCCCGGGTCCGCCGTCCGTACGTCAGCGTCAACGTGTCGGTCCGCCAGTTCCGCCAGCCCGGCTTCGTCGACCAGGTCCGCGCGTCCCTCGACTTCGCGGGCGTCCCGCCGCAGGCGCTGATGCTGGAGATCACCGAGACCCTGCTCATGGGCGACGACGAGCGCATCTGGACCGACCTGGCGACGCTGCGCGACATGGGCATCAAGATCGCCATCGACGACTTCGGTACGGGCTACAGCTCGCTGGGCTACCTCCGCCAGCGCCCCATCGACGTCCTGAAGATCGACAAGATGTTCATCGACGACATGCTCGGCGACAACCAACAGCTCGCCCTGGTCAGCGGCATCGTCAGCCTCGCCCAGTCGCTGGGCCTGACCGTCGTGGCCGAGGGCATCGAGGACGCCGCGCACCGCCGGGTGCTGGCCCGGCTCGGCTGCCCGCTCGGCCAGGGCTACCACTACT includes:
- a CDS encoding NRAMP family divalent metal transporter; this encodes MATETSAPDTTRRTRRTALIGAIFLMATSAIGPGFITQTTTFTAKLGAAFAFGILMSIVVDFVVQMNIWRIISVSGKRAHEIANAVVPGAGYLLAALVILGGLVFNIGNVAGSGLGLDAALGLDPKIGGLLSAVVAISIFLVKRAGMAMDRLLIVLGLVMIALTLYVAIVSGPPVGDALTQTVAPDHIDFAAITTIIGGTVGGYITYSGAHRLLDSGTTGPEHIGQVTRGALSGIVVTGLMRFLLFLAILGVVAGGVVLDTSGNATAQAFRSAAGEFGQRAFGVVLWAAAITSVVGAAYTSVSFFTAFSPRMAEPRLRSWGTVGFIAVSTAIYLIIGTAPAALLVFAGGFNGLILPIGFSILLYAAWRRRELLRGYRYPVWLLVLGVLVAGLTWYMGVVSARTIFDYLAG
- a CDS encoding methyltransferase, yielding MSSAATQFVRANTRIAPVPFLPELVLHQADEPIELWERTEAGGPEQPPPFWAFAWAGGQALARHVLDDPELVAGRDVLDLATGSGLVAVAAARAGARSVTANDIDPFSLAAAEANAVANGVRLRLVEGDLLEQGYDEAGVILAGDVFYSREMAGRVLPFLRRAAARGALVLVGDPGRAYLPADSMVLRRTYEVPVIEALESVPMRVTSVWQVLTSR
- a CDS encoding bifunctional diguanylate cyclase/phosphodiesterase: MPSRLVAALFGGWMVLLGVLFMAMPGRQTPVQVLAAGATLAVLALGLREHRPERRGPWQLLAATVGGSALGSIAATTGSVPAAVHLLGAVLLILMYPLLAFALLLFVRQRTGGRRDRGATLDALTLTSGVALLAWTVLIGPHVRGPALATGDVTLAIATPVGGLLCLAVLARLLLVPGRRPAALLWLTAGILAMLGSDIGPQLSHPNHLAAFGRIPFFAALALAALDPTMTGLGRPTLARPSELGRVRLALLALAALSAPAVLVFQVSVNGKVPDLEIIAALSALTFLLVLARMAGVMASHRSAVARERGLREASAALVSASDSDEVADAVRRTVAQLLPADTPHRVVLAMARTGLDEQVSEEAALQNALDRSTGTTARLVAVRAVDWAVAVRLNQFTMVLRCPLVLADRPAGDPLVGVLHVGAPTWALLDLQQTLEVLATQVALALERIALSQEVIRRNSEAYFRTLVLNTSDVILIVDDENRVAYASPSAVQVLGTDPAGVLLPELIHPGDRQRLADVLGAVRSGGSTAEGLDFRALGRRRSEVMLEMHCRDLRTDPTVAGMVVTLRDVTERRRLERELIHQAFHDSLTGLANRVLFTDRLQHALARGARDGSVVGVLFIDLDDFKIVNDTLGHAVGDQLLVAVAERIAGALRADDTAARIGGDEFAALVENVQDPGAVEETAGRILAALAPPIVIDGEALQANASIGITTTPEADSADELLRQADLALYVAKGAGKNRWRRYQNHLHSAMVERLELRSALDHAVNEGHFLLQYQPIVKLAGDEVVGFEALVRWHHPIRGVIAPDQFIEVAEESGLIVPMGRWVLDQALHTVAQWWRVLPRVRRPYVSVNVSVRQFRQPGFVDQVRASLDFAGVPPQALMLEITETLLMGDDERIWTDLATLRDMGIKIAIDDFGTGYSSLGYLRQRPIDVLKIDKMFIDDMLGDNQQLALVSGIVSLAQSLGLTVVAEGIEDAAHRRVLARLGCPLGQGYHYSPPLDATEAFAWLRNPQQAAAA